A genome region from Nocardia sp. NBC_01730 includes the following:
- a CDS encoding DUF4254 domain-containing protein, with amino-acid sequence MNLLPDKDLITAACRGMPTLTTNPMLDAAAELAVLHQTRECTPWSRLREIDAQRAQLMHTVDLWVTLATPIPFPAARINSQTVGQVVDQLAELTMQAFAALADAPDPVLYDAQVRLDEMAAAYQDLMDELAAGTRRVPSVAAVLKPP; translated from the coding sequence ATGAACCTTCTGCCAGACAAAGACTTGATCACGGCGGCGTGCCGGGGGATGCCGACCCTCACCACCAATCCGATGCTCGACGCGGCGGCCGAGTTGGCTGTGTTGCACCAAACCCGGGAATGCACTCCCTGGTCGCGGCTGCGCGAAATCGACGCTCAACGCGCGCAATTGATGCACACCGTCGACCTATGGGTGACGCTGGCGACACCGATCCCTTTTCCAGCCGCACGCATCAATTCGCAGACCGTAGGCCAGGTCGTCGATCAACTGGCCGAGCTGACCATGCAGGCATTCGCGGCCCTCGCGGACGCCCCAGACCCGGTGCTATACGACGCGCAGGTGCGGCTCGACGAGATGGCCGCCGCCTACCAAGACCTCATGGACGAGCTGGCCGCAGGCACCCGGCGGGTACCGAGCGTGGCCGCCGTCCTCAAGCCTCCATGA
- a CDS encoding cytochrome P450: MTTTTPASGQIRSRDRVLPHPPYRIPFLGDVWDLHVTDSSQWGMRGAQRYGDIYERNIFGTRVTYVCDPELLREINDDTHWAKFLGVPIGTLRSVARDGLFTAFNSEPNWAKAHAILAPSFTATAMRSYHATMQACTNELIEHWSGRGDRWLDIPHDMNKVALEVIGRCGFGYSFDSFDRTDPHPIVAAMLRILTYVNRSAYSHPLLERTLHREQRIRHRADIDYVNREVDSVIEQRQRDGAGEHGDLLDRMLTVTDPETEQRLDPENIRYQILTFMAAGHETSAGVMAFALHYLSIHPEIADRARKEIDEIWTGDELAFEQVAKLRYVRRIVDETLRLWPTAPGYFRKARRDTLLGGKYPFQRGEWAFIVLLQLHRHQLWGDDPERFDPDRFLPERVRARHPELYRPFGVGMRACIGRQFAIHEIVLVLATILRNVDLTPDPAYRLKIKETITLKPDQLRLKVARRN, encoded by the coding sequence ATGACAACGACCACACCGGCTTCGGGGCAGATTAGATCCCGTGATCGGGTGCTTCCGCATCCGCCGTACCGGATCCCGTTCCTCGGCGATGTGTGGGATCTGCACGTCACGGATTCGAGCCAGTGGGGCATGCGTGGCGCGCAGCGTTACGGCGACATCTACGAGCGGAACATCTTCGGTACACGGGTGACCTATGTGTGCGATCCGGAGCTGCTGCGCGAGATCAACGATGACACGCACTGGGCGAAATTTCTCGGCGTCCCGATCGGCACATTGCGCTCGGTGGCTCGCGACGGGCTGTTCACCGCGTTCAACAGTGAACCGAACTGGGCCAAGGCGCACGCGATCTTGGCGCCCTCGTTCACCGCGACAGCGATGCGCAGCTACCACGCCACCATGCAGGCCTGCACGAATGAGCTGATCGAGCACTGGTCAGGCCGCGGCGATAGGTGGCTCGACATCCCCCACGACATGAACAAGGTTGCGCTCGAGGTCATCGGGCGCTGCGGCTTTGGGTATTCGTTCGATTCGTTCGATCGCACCGATCCACATCCGATTGTTGCCGCAATGCTGCGAATCCTCACCTACGTCAACCGCTCCGCCTACAGCCATCCGTTGCTGGAGCGGACGCTGCACCGGGAACAGCGGATTCGGCATCGGGCTGACATCGACTACGTCAACCGAGAGGTCGACTCGGTGATCGAGCAACGGCAGCGAGATGGAGCCGGCGAACACGGCGACCTGCTGGACCGGATGCTCACCGTGACCGACCCGGAGACTGAACAGCGACTGGACCCAGAGAATATCCGCTACCAGATTCTCACTTTCATGGCCGCAGGCCATGAGACCTCGGCTGGGGTGATGGCCTTCGCCCTGCACTATTTGTCGATTCATCCGGAGATCGCCGACCGCGCACGCAAGGAGATCGACGAGATCTGGACCGGTGACGAGCTGGCGTTCGAGCAGGTCGCCAAGCTGCGCTACGTGCGCCGCATCGTCGATGAGACTCTGAGGTTGTGGCCCACCGCCCCAGGCTATTTCCGCAAGGCCCGCCGGGACACATTACTGGGCGGCAAGTACCCGTTCCAGCGCGGCGAGTGGGCGTTCATCGTGCTGCTGCAGCTGCACCGCCATCAACTGTGGGGCGATGACCCGGAGCGCTTCGACCCTGACCGGTTCCTACCCGAACGGGTGCGTGCCCGCCATCCCGAGTTGTACCGGCCGTTCGGGGTAGGGATGCGTGCCTGCATCGGCCGCCAGTTCGCGATTCACGAGATCGTGCTCGTGCTGGCCACGATCCTGCGCAACGTCGACTTGACCCCCGACCCGGCCTATCGGCTGAAGATCAAGGAGACAATTACTCTCAAGCCGGATCAGCTGCGGCTGAAGGTAGCTCGGCGCAACTAG
- a CDS encoding IS110 family transposase, giving the protein MAVIIGMDPHKRSATIEIIDSTGTALVTGRYGTDNTGYSEMLTTAQRYTDRVWAIEGCNGIGRHIAHRLVHDGETVIDVPAKLSAQVRVFATGNGRKTDPVDAHSVALAALRSPDLRRVQADSELIALGMLADRRDELGRARTDTVNRLHRLLLELLPGGAKKFLSAMQARKLVATVKPRDPAGKVRRRLAVELIGELETIDRKTKAADKELRELVAERGSTLTDLNGIGPAGAARLLADVGDIHRFRDRHRFASWNGTAPLDASSGQQQRHRLSRAGNRKINRVLHTMAIVQLRRPSPGRTYFDRRKAEGKTSMEAMRALKRRLSNVVYTRMLADQQRRETASPGGQSGATTDSSATGLTPHTGTSDKPQPGLTNNQNSHDLQPAP; this is encoded by the coding sequence GTGGCGGTCATCATCGGAATGGATCCGCATAAACGCTCAGCCACGATCGAGATCATCGACTCCACCGGCACAGCGCTGGTCACGGGCCGATACGGCACCGACAACACCGGCTACAGCGAAATGCTCACCACCGCACAGCGATACACGGATCGGGTGTGGGCGATCGAGGGCTGCAACGGCATCGGCCGACATATCGCGCATCGCCTGGTCCACGACGGTGAAACCGTGATCGACGTGCCGGCGAAACTCTCAGCGCAGGTGCGAGTGTTCGCGACCGGCAACGGCCGCAAAACTGATCCCGTCGATGCGCATTCGGTGGCATTGGCGGCGTTGCGGTCACCGGATCTGCGTCGCGTCCAAGCGGATTCGGAGCTGATCGCGTTGGGCATGCTCGCCGATCGCCGCGACGAGCTCGGCCGCGCCCGCACCGACACCGTCAACCGGCTGCACCGGCTGCTGCTGGAACTGCTGCCCGGCGGGGCGAAGAAGTTCCTCTCAGCAATGCAGGCGCGCAAGCTGGTCGCCACCGTCAAACCCCGCGACCCCGCGGGCAAGGTCCGTCGCCGTTTGGCCGTCGAGTTGATCGGTGAGCTGGAAACCATCGACCGCAAGACCAAGGCCGCGGACAAAGAACTACGCGAGCTCGTTGCCGAGCGCGGGTCCACCTTGACCGATCTCAACGGCATCGGTCCAGCTGGGGCGGCCCGGCTACTGGCCGACGTCGGTGACATCCACCGATTTCGGGATCGGCACCGGTTCGCGTCCTGGAACGGCACCGCACCCTTGGACGCTTCCTCCGGCCAGCAGCAACGCCACCGACTTTCCCGCGCCGGGAACCGCAAGATCAACCGGGTCTTGCACACTATGGCCATCGTTCAACTACGACGTCCCAGCCCGGGTCGCACCTACTTCGACCGCCGCAAAGCCGAGGGCAAGACGTCGATGGAGGCGATGCGGGCATTGAAACGGCGCCTGTCGAATGTCGTCTATACACGCATGCTCGCCGACCAACAACGGCGGGAAACGGCAAGCCCGGGAGGGCAATCGGGGGCGACTACTGACTCCAGCGCGACCGGCCTGACCCCGCATACCGGCACTTCGGACAAGCCACAACCCGGACTTACCAACAACCAGAATAGCCACGACCTGCAACCCGCGCCTTGA
- a CDS encoding helix-turn-helix domain-containing protein has translation MNRNPTNRPSDHFRRGPAVRIPKLSSACRSIREDLGLSRAEARDRTGLSDGYLFEIERGKHVPSLEALEKLIAGYRLNLMQARHLRDLRAPAEDLLPTAKLRECLIANDVLMSHLQELEKRGVFGAYIDPVWNMLACNDSCRAAMPGLEENAESIPAWLFSPTAKTIVIEWEREAAHAAAALKAIFGRYRHSEQVRDLARRLRPNHDANRLWSPSTNVAYGRDAGDPLHWRHPSTGQPNSYIMTASEVNQTQNVLLVTALRRPYCGPNIA, from the coding sequence TTGAACCGGAATCCCACAAACCGTCCGTCTGACCACTTCAGACGCGGACCGGCAGTCCGCATTCCGAAGCTCTCCAGCGCCTGCCGCTCGATCCGAGAAGACCTGGGCCTGTCCCGGGCCGAGGCCCGGGACCGCACCGGGCTCAGCGACGGCTACTTATTCGAGATCGAACGAGGCAAGCACGTACCCAGCCTCGAGGCGCTGGAAAAGCTGATCGCCGGCTACCGCCTCAACCTGATGCAGGCACGCCATCTCCGCGACCTACGCGCACCCGCCGAAGATCTTCTCCCGACCGCCAAGCTGCGAGAGTGCCTAATTGCGAACGACGTACTGATGTCTCACCTTCAAGAGCTCGAGAAACGGGGAGTGTTCGGAGCCTACATAGACCCGGTGTGGAACATGCTGGCCTGCAACGACTCCTGCCGAGCCGCTATGCCCGGCTTGGAAGAAAACGCCGAGTCCATCCCCGCCTGGCTATTCAGCCCAACCGCCAAGACCATCGTCATCGAATGGGAGCGAGAAGCCGCACACGCCGCGGCCGCCCTGAAAGCGATCTTCGGCCGTTACCGCCACTCGGAGCAAGTCCGAGACCTCGCGCGGCGCCTGCGCCCCAACCACGACGCCAACCGGCTGTGGAGTCCGAGCACCAACGTCGCCTACGGACGCGACGCTGGCGATCCGCTGCACTGGCGGCACCCCTCCACTGGCCAGCCGAACTCGTACATCATGACTGCCTCGGAGGTGAACCAGACCCAGAACGTTCTTCTCGTCACCGCATTGCGCAGGCCCTACTGCGGACCCAATATCGCCTAG
- a CDS encoding helix-turn-helix domain-containing protein: MAALESVSTAVLRRHIGRQLTRLREDAEVPDESGRVRRLTPETAAKAVGLGRSTLIRMEDGAEGVKFQEPIVKALLELYGASDEDRSLMLALTAETRNGRKKAWWHDYTETDIPDWFGLYVMLEDSAESIRQYESDLIPGLLQIEEYAESLARTPAGYVSDDRIAARVKVRMDRQGLLSRVDAPRFDVILDESVIRRPFGQPGIFRRQLQHLLTIASQNRASIRILPWSAGMHAGMVAGAFTLLGFPRDPQGVPLEPPVAYMDTLTGALYLHKPEEVDAYELVWRDLNETALSTTESKELITSAMEGLPE; encoded by the coding sequence GTGGCAGCACTTGAGTCGGTCAGCACGGCAGTTCTACGTCGCCACATAGGTCGTCAGCTCACGCGCCTGCGTGAGGATGCGGAGGTTCCCGACGAGAGCGGGCGGGTGCGTCGGTTGACACCTGAGACCGCGGCGAAAGCCGTGGGCCTGGGGCGCTCCACGCTGATCCGAATGGAAGACGGAGCCGAGGGCGTCAAGTTCCAGGAGCCGATCGTCAAAGCGCTGCTCGAACTGTACGGAGCCTCCGATGAGGACCGCAGTCTCATGCTCGCGCTCACCGCTGAGACCCGGAACGGTAGGAAGAAGGCTTGGTGGCACGACTACACCGAGACCGACATCCCCGATTGGTTCGGCCTCTACGTCATGCTGGAAGACTCGGCAGAGTCGATCCGGCAATACGAGTCCGACCTCATCCCCGGGCTGCTCCAGATCGAGGAATATGCCGAGAGCCTGGCGCGGACGCCTGCGGGCTATGTCAGTGACGATCGGATCGCGGCACGAGTGAAGGTTCGGATGGACCGCCAAGGTCTGCTGTCCAGAGTTGATGCGCCACGGTTTGACGTCATCCTCGATGAGTCCGTCATTCGCCGCCCATTCGGCCAGCCGGGAATCTTCCGGCGCCAACTCCAACACCTGCTCACCATCGCCAGCCAGAACCGAGCATCGATCCGCATCCTGCCTTGGTCGGCAGGAATGCACGCCGGGATGGTCGCAGGAGCGTTCACCCTGCTCGGCTTCCCGCGAGATCCACAGGGCGTTCCTCTGGAGCCACCCGTGGCGTATATGGACACGTTGACCGGTGCGCTCTATCTCCACAAGCCCGAGGAGGTCGACGCCTATGAGCTTGTCTGGCGTGACCTGAACGAAACCGCCCTCAGCACAACTGAATCCAAAGAGCTCATCACATCAGCAATGGAAGGACTGCCGGAATGA
- a CDS encoding DUF397 domain-containing protein encodes MTTEPSSAEWRKSTYSGNGGNCVEIAFFDGGQVGVRDSKNPTGPALKFTPSEWSAFLSGVRDRQFDRP; translated from the coding sequence ATGACCACCGAGCCCAGCAGCGCGGAATGGCGCAAGTCGACATACAGCGGGAACGGCGGTAACTGCGTCGAGATCGCGTTCTTCGACGGGGGTCAGGTCGGAGTACGCGACAGCAAGAACCCGACCGGGCCCGCACTAAAATTCACCCCTAGCGAATGGAGTGCGTTCCTTTCGGGCGTGCGAGACCGCCAGTTCGATCGCCCGTAG
- a CDS encoding reverse transcriptase domain-containing protein, which produces MATEVVAVTATGVFVVNGPEGDPQGETGTYIRWRDAEDNVARLGQRIFKATQAGDFRKAGNLQKLLLRSLSNTLISVRQVAQRNKGRATPGIDGEVALTRPAVAKLATDVHRTRRSWQPLPVKRVYIPKARSKTKLRPLGIPVLMDRCHQARVRNALEPEWEARFEPRSYGFRPGRSCQDAREAIFNTLRGKTAKRLWILDADLESAFDRIDHDHLLTRIGLFPARGLIRGWLEAGVFERGKGFAPTERGSPQGGVISPLLLNVVLHGLEEAAGVRYLTSGVDAGDVRRDSPVLIRYADDVLALCHSREQTEQVKTRTAAWLQPRGLVFNEAKTRIVAASEGCDFLGFNIRRYPNGKLLIKPSAAAIGRVRERLAAEVRSLRGNNAVTVIATLNPIIRGWAAYYRGAVSGEAFNALDAYVWKLTYRWALRGHRNKPKRWVVDRHFGVFHPFRNDRWVFGDCHSGAYLIKFSWTRIVRHQMVKGRASPYDPALADYWRKRRDRNPPPLGRATLRMLQIQQGSCPNCGDYLLHADHQPATPTEWEQWLAATRKAITKHAIAATDGGTPDDHPRLIHARCRPDLTGSGR; this is translated from the coding sequence ATGGCAACCGAGGTGGTCGCGGTGACCGCGACCGGGGTGTTTGTGGTGAACGGACCGGAGGGCGATCCTCAAGGCGAAACCGGCACCTACATCAGGTGGCGCGACGCCGAGGACAACGTAGCGCGTCTCGGGCAACGGATCTTCAAGGCAACGCAGGCCGGAGATTTCCGCAAGGCCGGGAATCTCCAGAAGTTGTTGCTGCGCAGCCTGTCCAACACGCTGATCAGCGTGCGGCAGGTCGCGCAGCGCAACAAGGGTCGCGCGACCCCAGGGATCGACGGCGAGGTCGCGTTGACGCGTCCCGCTGTGGCGAAGCTGGCAACTGACGTCCATCGGACGCGCAGGAGCTGGCAGCCCCTGCCGGTCAAGCGGGTGTATATCCCGAAGGCACGCAGCAAAACCAAGCTGCGCCCACTCGGCATTCCTGTGCTGATGGATCGCTGCCACCAGGCGCGGGTCCGGAACGCACTGGAGCCCGAATGGGAAGCCCGGTTCGAGCCCCGTTCCTATGGGTTCAGACCGGGCCGCAGCTGCCAGGACGCGCGAGAAGCGATCTTCAACACGTTGCGCGGCAAGACCGCCAAACGGTTGTGGATTCTTGACGCGGACCTGGAATCGGCGTTCGACCGAATCGATCACGATCACCTTCTCACCCGGATCGGGTTGTTCCCCGCGCGGGGACTGATCCGCGGCTGGCTCGAGGCGGGAGTGTTCGAGCGCGGGAAAGGGTTCGCGCCGACCGAGCGGGGTAGTCCGCAAGGCGGGGTGATCAGCCCGTTGCTCCTGAACGTCGTGTTGCATGGCCTGGAGGAGGCCGCTGGCGTCCGCTACCTCACCTCCGGCGTTGATGCCGGGGACGTGCGGCGCGATAGCCCGGTGCTCATCAGGTACGCCGACGACGTGCTCGCCCTGTGTCATTCGCGGGAACAAACCGAGCAGGTCAAGACGCGGACTGCGGCATGGCTGCAACCCCGGGGCCTGGTCTTCAACGAGGCCAAAACACGCATCGTCGCCGCAAGCGAAGGATGTGACTTCCTGGGGTTCAACATACGTCGTTATCCCAACGGCAAGCTGTTGATCAAACCGAGCGCAGCGGCCATCGGACGGGTCCGGGAACGGCTCGCGGCCGAGGTCCGCTCACTGCGTGGCAACAACGCGGTAACGGTCATCGCCACGCTCAACCCCATCATCCGGGGCTGGGCCGCTTACTACCGGGGCGCGGTGTCCGGTGAGGCGTTCAACGCCTTGGACGCCTACGTATGGAAGCTCACCTACCGGTGGGCGTTGCGCGGGCATCGCAACAAGCCGAAGCGGTGGGTCGTCGACCGCCACTTCGGTGTGTTTCATCCGTTCAGGAACGACAGGTGGGTCTTCGGCGACTGCCACAGCGGCGCCTACCTGATCAAGTTCTCCTGGACACGGATCGTTCGGCACCAGATGGTCAAGGGCCGGGCCTCACCCTATGACCCCGCTCTGGCCGACTACTGGAGGAAACGGCGTGACAGGAACCCACCGCCGCTGGGCCGGGCCACGCTGCGGATGTTGCAGATTCAGCAGGGCAGCTGCCCGAACTGCGGGGATTACCTCCTGCACGCCGATCACCAGCCAGCCACACCCACAGAATGGGAACAATGGCTGGCCGCCACCCGCAAAGCGATCACTAAACACGCGATCGCCGCGACGGACGGCGGAACGCCGGACGACCACCCCCGTCTCATACACGCACGCTGCCGACCAGACCTCACAGGGTCCGGGCGGTAG
- a CDS encoding MTH1187 family thiamine-binding protein, protein MLAAFSITPVGVGEDVGAHVAAAIRVIRESGLPNRTAASFTEIEGDWDDVMGVIKAATEAVMDTAGRASIIIKADLRPGHSNTLNTKIESVERHLS, encoded by the coding sequence ATGCTTGCAGCATTCTCGATCACTCCAGTCGGCGTCGGAGAGGACGTCGGTGCCCATGTCGCCGCCGCGATCCGGGTCATCCGCGAGAGCGGGCTTCCTAACCGGACCGCCGCCAGCTTCACAGAAATTGAGGGTGACTGGGACGACGTGATGGGGGTGATCAAGGCTGCCACCGAGGCCGTCATGGATACCGCAGGCCGCGCCAGCATCATCATCAAAGCCGACCTCCGCCCAGGGCACAGCAACACGCTGAACACAAAGATCGAGTCGGTCGAACGCCATCTCTCGTAG
- a CDS encoding DUF4254 domain-containing protein, with protein sequence MTTATPGSGGNLHGLPSWHELLNAFRGWDAASGHPVAQCACGLAQLHRKRWPRSRCELVAERRAALINAIDTWAAAHVHRSTREPGTGSFGAHIDRMAAAAAAATRTLRTSDPRGETVHAAWTALAALADGWADITIVAACPYNRAIQD encoded by the coding sequence ATGACCACGGCAACGCCGGGATCCGGCGGAAACCTCCACGGCCTGCCGAGCTGGCACGAGTTGCTGAACGCCTTCCGTGGGTGGGATGCGGCGAGTGGGCACCCGGTCGCGCAGTGCGCGTGCGGGCTCGCCCAACTGCACCGCAAACGATGGCCCCGCAGTCGCTGCGAGCTGGTTGCCGAGCGACGAGCCGCGCTGATCAACGCCATTGATACATGGGCGGCCGCGCACGTTCACCGATCAACCCGCGAGCCCGGAACAGGATCGTTCGGCGCCCACATCGACCGAATGGCGGCGGCCGCAGCAGCAGCGACCCGAACGCTTCGAACGAGCGACCCGCGGGGGGAGACGGTGCACGCGGCCTGGACCGCGCTCGCGGCGTTGGCCGATGGTTGGGCCGATATCACCATCGTCGCTGCATGCCCATACAACCGGGCAATCCAGGACTGA
- a CDS encoding ADP-ribosylglycohydrolase family protein, with amino-acid sequence MPHLPDIARDSLDGLSVGDALGAQFFVPGSSVPDLLAGRPPAGPWPWTDDTEMACSVHAEIRARDSIDRGALAMAFAVRCEPYRGYGAGTVVVLHQIRDGRPWAEAAGDAFDGHGSWGNGAAMRVAPLGAHFAGSPDQAAAQAARSAEITHRHPEAILGAMAVAVAASHAAATRETGCTPAELLAAIDPYLIDGHTTAGIRRARELLGHTVAEAAYELGNGARVSAQDTVPFTLWAAATYLHDYPAAITACIEAGGDADTTAAIVGGIVAAHTGIGNRADARGIPREWLSAREPLPSWATPADQVSNVSS; translated from the coding sequence ATGCCGCATCTACCCGATATTGCTCGTGACAGTCTCGATGGACTGTCCGTGGGCGACGCACTCGGCGCCCAATTCTTTGTGCCCGGCAGCTCGGTTCCCGACCTTCTCGCCGGACGACCACCCGCTGGACCGTGGCCCTGGACCGACGACACCGAAATGGCCTGCTCGGTGCACGCCGAGATCCGCGCCCGCGACAGCATCGACCGAGGCGCACTCGCGATGGCCTTCGCCGTCCGCTGCGAGCCCTACCGCGGCTACGGTGCCGGAACAGTCGTTGTGCTGCATCAGATCCGCGACGGACGCCCGTGGGCCGAAGCGGCCGGGGACGCATTCGACGGACACGGTTCCTGGGGCAATGGCGCGGCCATGCGCGTCGCCCCGCTCGGAGCCCACTTCGCCGGAAGCCCGGACCAGGCCGCCGCTCAAGCCGCCCGCTCTGCCGAGATCACTCACCGCCATCCCGAGGCGATCCTCGGCGCAATGGCCGTGGCCGTGGCCGCCAGCCACGCCGCGGCCACCCGCGAAACAGGCTGCACACCAGCAGAACTGCTCGCCGCCATCGACCCCTACCTCATCGACGGACACACCACCGCAGGTATCCGCCGAGCGCGAGAACTGCTGGGGCACACGGTCGCCGAGGCCGCCTACGAACTCGGGAACGGTGCACGGGTCAGCGCCCAAGACACCGTCCCGTTCACCCTCTGGGCGGCTGCCACCTACCTACACGACTACCCGGCTGCCATCACCGCCTGCATCGAAGCGGGCGGGGATGCGGACACCACCGCCGCCATCGTCGGCGGAATCGTGGCCGCGCACACCGGTATCGGGAACCGAGCTGACGCCCGGGGAATACCGCGTGAATGGCTTTCCGCCAGAGAGCCTCTCCCATCGTGGGCGACACCCGCTGACCAGGTAAGCAATGTTTCGTCGTGA